TCTTGTAAAGACACCAATAAGCCGATAATATCCCGGGGGCGCTCGAGGGCAGGAGCTGCCGTAATCTTACAATTTACCCCCATTTCTGCCGCCAAAATTAAGGACATAGTGGTTTTTCCTAATCCTGGAGGACCGTATAATAGAATATGATCTAAAGGATCTTGACGTTGTTTCGCCGCTGCGATCGCAATGGTTAACACTCCCTTTAAATCCTTCTGTCCAATATAATCTGCCAATTTTTCAGGTCTAATCTTATCCTCATTTTGCTCCCCATCCTCCGCAATTTCTTGGGGCAACAAAATTTCACTATCTTCAGAAGAAGGGGTTTTAAATTTACTCTGTCGCTGTAAAGGTAAACGCTCCTTTTTATTATTTCCCGATGATGATCTTTTAATAGCCATGGTAAAAGAATATGGGTAGTTCAGTACAATTATGTACCAAATTTTTTGATAATCAAAAAAAAAGAGACGTTATTGCTAACGTCCCTCCCATAAAAATTAAATCTGTTTAGTAAAAAACTTACTTATCCTCAGAGAATTCCGCATCGATGACATCATCACCATCATCACTAGGCGCAGAAGAAGCATCCGCCCCAGGAGCGCCCCCAGGGGCTGCCCCATCCGCAGACTGTTGATAAACATTAGTACCGATGGTATAGAGAACTTGTTGTAATTCGGGCATTACAGTTTTAATTTTCTCATCATCTTCCTTAGCTACCGCATCTTTGAGATCGGCGATTAAACCATCAGCCTTGGCTTTATCATCCGCAGAAACCTTATCACCTAATTCTCCCAATTGTTTTTCCGCTTGATATACTAAGGAGTCAGCTTGGTTTTTACGTTCGATCGCCTCTCGTTTTTCCTTATCAGCCGCCGCATTGGCTTCAGCCTCTTTCACCATACGATCAACATCTTCATCAGGTAAGGTAGAAGCCCCTGTAATACTGATAGATTGCTCTTTACCAGTGCCTTTATCCTTAGCCGTTACATGGAGAATACCATTAGCGTCGATGTCAAAGGTTACCTCAATTTGAGGTACCCCACGGGGCGCAGGGGGAATACCATCTAAACGGAAAGTTCCCAAACTCTTGTTATCTTTAGAAAATTCTCTTTCCCCTTGTAATACATGAATTTCCACATTACTTTGACCATCTACCGCCGTGGAGAAGGTTTCAGATTTTTTGGTGGGGATGGTGGTATTCCTAGGAATAATTTTGGTCATCACACCGCCGAGGGTTTCAACCCCCAAAGATAGGGGGGTAACATCTAATAGAAGGATGTCTTTTACTTCCCCAGATAATACACCCCCTTGGATAGCAGCACCCACTGCCACTACTTCATCAGGGTTAACGGTTTGGTTAGGATCTTTACCTAATACTTTTTTAACTACTTCCTTAACCGCAGGAATACGGGTTGAACCCCCAACCAATACCACCTCGTCAATGTCGCTAGGGCTTAATTTAGCGTCTTTAAGGGCGTTTTGGACGGGAATAGCACAACGATCAATTAAGTCAGAACAAATTTCTTCAAATTTAGCTCTGGTTAAAGATAATTCTAAGTGTTTAGGGCCATCTTGGGTGGCGGTGATGAAGGGTAAGTTAATATCTGCTTGAGATACGTTAGAAAGTTCGATTTTAGCTTTTTCAGCGGCTTCGGTTAAGCGTTGTAAGGCTTGTTTGTCTTTACGTAAATCGATGCCTTCTTTTCCTTTGAAGTCTTCGGCGAGGAAGTCCACGATTTTTTTATCGAAGTCATCTCCCCCTAAATGGGTATCCCCAGAAGTGGCTAATACTTCAAATACGCCGTCCCCTACTTCTAATACGGATACGTCAAAAGTACCACCACCTAAGTCAAATACAAGGATGGTTTCGTTACTTTTTTTGTCTAAACCATAGGCTAAAGAAGCGGCGGTGGGTTCGTTGATAATCCGTTTTACTTCGATCCCGGCGATTTTACCAGCGTCTTTGGTGGCTTGACGTTGGGAGTCATTGAAGTATGCAGGAACGGTAATTACTGCTTCGGTAACGGTTTCGCCAAGGTATTTACTAGCGTCTTCTACTAATTTACGTAATACTTGGGCAGAAATTTCTTCGGGGGCAAATTGTTTGCCTTGGGCGGGACAATCTAGTTTTACGTTACCGTTTACGTTTAATACTTTGTATGATACTTCGGTGGTTTCGTTGGTTACTTCGTCTTGTCTTCTACCGATGAAACGTTTTACTGAATAAAATGTGTTCTCAGGGTTCATTACCCCTTGACGTTTAGCAATTTGTCCTACGAGGCGATCGCCATTTTTGGCATAGGCGACTACCGAAGGAGTGGTTCTAAAACCTTCTGCATTAGCAATAACAACGGGTTTACCCCCTTCCATTACTGCCACACAGGAATTAGTCGTACCTAAATCTATACCTACTACTTTTCCCATAAGTGATTATTAATTTAATATATCTACAAATTTAAAATATTAGAACAATCAAGGTAATGTGATGATTAGTCATACCTGATTATTTTCAT
This sequence is a window from Cyanobacterium stanieri LEGE 03274. Protein-coding genes within it:
- the dnaK gene encoding molecular chaperone DnaK, whose product is MGKVVGIDLGTTNSCVAVMEGGKPVVIANAEGFRTTPSVVAYAKNGDRLVGQIAKRQGVMNPENTFYSVKRFIGRRQDEVTNETTEVSYKVLNVNGNVKLDCPAQGKQFAPEEISAQVLRKLVEDASKYLGETVTEAVITVPAYFNDSQRQATKDAGKIAGIEVKRIINEPTAASLAYGLDKKSNETILVFDLGGGTFDVSVLEVGDGVFEVLATSGDTHLGGDDFDKKIVDFLAEDFKGKEGIDLRKDKQALQRLTEAAEKAKIELSNVSQADINLPFITATQDGPKHLELSLTRAKFEEICSDLIDRCAIPVQNALKDAKLSPSDIDEVVLVGGSTRIPAVKEVVKKVLGKDPNQTVNPDEVVAVGAAIQGGVLSGEVKDILLLDVTPLSLGVETLGGVMTKIIPRNTTIPTKKSETFSTAVDGQSNVEIHVLQGEREFSKDNKSLGTFRLDGIPPAPRGVPQIEVTFDIDANGILHVTAKDKGTGKEQSISITGASTLPDEDVDRMVKEAEANAAADKEKREAIERKNQADSLVYQAEKQLGELGDKVSADDKAKADGLIADLKDAVAKEDDEKIKTVMPELQQVLYTIGTNVYQQSADGAAPGGAPGADASSAPSDDGDDVIDAEFSEDK